AAAGACAGTTTGAGTGATAAACGTTATaagtaatagttatcaacgaaaaaccaTAGACcgtaacataactaccaacggaaacagttAGAGTTATCAACGTTACGAATAATATTTATTAACGAAAAACTATggaccataacataactaccaacggaaacagttAGAGTTATCAACGAtacgaataatagttatcaacgaaaaatgatggaccataacataactaccaacggaaacagttAGAGTTATCAACGAtacgaataatagttatcaacgaaaaactatggaCCATAACATAACAACCAATGGAAAAATTTAGAGTTATCAACGTTACgcataatagttatcaacgaaacatgAGATAGCCTAACAAATAAAAACCAATGACCAAGTTCAATCATAACTTTCATTGTGCTGACGTGCTAGGGTGTAAACAAATGGGATCACTATAAGTTTGACGGTTGTGACCATCTTGTTTGCAACgactgcattttcttttttgtatttgctCACCGGATGATGGAATTCGACGTTTCTTTGGTCGTCCACTTTTTCTCCTGGTTTCTGGAGGAAAGACAACCCTCACTTCCTCAGTCAGAACATTGGTGTCTGTGTTCAAAACAGGGTTGATTGGTTCCGCGTAAGCCAGTAGCAGCTGTCAGTACGATAATATTGCAAACACAATGAAATTATTTGTAATTTTCTAACTCTACATGCTGCAAAAGCGTGAACGCAAGGTATATGGTCAATATCAAAAACTCTGCAGGAGCAAGTCTTGCTTGCCAAATCCACTTGTcctccatcatcaccatctttaACAAGAAAAGTATTTATACTAATAGGCTCCACAGTCATGGCCCTAGccctgaaaattttcaaatttttaattatcaacgataaaattatagtagtcaacgagaaaaaaatagttatcaacgaaacattTAGTCAacgaaaataacaaaattctcaacgaaatatataaatcatcaaagttatcAACGATACATTTTACCCACTAGAACAAGAAAATTCTAaatgaaatatttaaatcatcaaCGAAATTTCTCAAAGTTTTATCAACCAAAATAACTAAATTCTAAACGAAATAAACAAATCACCAACGAAATTTCTCAAGGTTATCAACGAGAATTAAATTACTTTAAATAcctattccttctttcttctgcaaCTTTATCGTAATAGTCAGTCAGTTCACCTTTCATTTCAAGAGCtattgatcgtctctcatgaaaccatcgttgtaataaagattGCAGATGATCCATGAACTTCGTAATAGGTAAGGTTCGAGCATCGCTCAATATTCAATTTAAGCATTCAGCAATATTCGTTGTCATGATGTTATACCGTTGTCCAGGAAAATAAGCCCTAGACCATTTCTCTAAACCAGCTTCACTTAAATACTTGAAAACATTACCTGCATCGAATCTGCGTATTTGATTCATGATATGGTGAAACTCCACCTTATTGTATTACTTTGCTGCCTTGTAGAACACAGGGATGATGGAATCACTAAACTTTTTGGACTTCAAATTCTGACCAAGGTGATACATGCAAACACCATGTATGGCCTCTGGAAAAACTCTCCGGATACTTTTTTCAATACTTGCATTCCTGTCTGatataaaaacaagtgaatccaTGCTTCCAATAGCtccattcaatttttcaaagagCCATGTCCACGTATCATCATTTTCTAAATCCCCTACTCCAAAAGCCAAAGGATAAACCTGGTTGTTTCCATCCAAACATGTGGCAACAAATAATGTTCCAAGATACTTACCTTTCAAATGAGTTCCATCAACACAAATTACAGGTCTTATACAAGTACGAAAACCTCTTAATGATGGTCCAATGGCCATGAAACAGTATTTGAATTGATTGATAGAATCCAACTCAATATGTGTAACCGTTCCTGGATTGCTTGATTCCAATTGTGgaaaaaaagagggaagttCAGCAAAAGATTGCTCTGGCGTACCATGTAATGAATGTAGGGCACTTTCTCTAGCCCTCCAAGGTTTCCCATAAGTGATTGAAACTCCATGCACTCTCTGAAAATCCTTGACAATGTCATTTGGTCTATAAATGCAACTAACCCCCTCATATTTAGACTTAATGCATTCCCCCACAACCCAACCTGTTGCTTGACGAGCTTCAcgaaattcaaaacaagaagaagacaaatgttCGTCACGATATACCTTTATG
This genomic window from Tripterygium wilfordii isolate XIE 37 chromosome 9, ASM1340144v1, whole genome shotgun sequence contains:
- the LOC120006007 gene encoding uncharacterized protein LOC120006007, with the translated sequence MISPVVHDDSYAVLKVGEIFPDKKSLFKKLCMHALHLHFEFKVAKSTKTLFVVRCKVSECKWWLRATRVEDTCFFVIKVYRDEHLSSSCFEFREARQATGWVVGECIKSKYEGVSCIYRPNDIVKDFQRVHGVSITYGKPWRARESALHSLHGTPEQSFAELPSFFPQLESSNPGTVTHIELDSINQFKYCFMAIGPSLRGFRTCIRPVICVDGTHLKGKYLGTLFVATCLDGNNQVYPLAFGVGDLENDDTWTWLFEKLNGAIGSMDSLVFISDRNASIEKSIRRVFPEAIHGVCMYHLGQNLKSKKFSDSIIPVFYKAAK